Genomic DNA from Paenibacillus donghaensis:
GCATTCAGGCTGAGCTGCTCGGCATCGGTCAAATCCTGCTTGGAGGGATCATCCGCACTAAGCGCCATATGAAACACCGAGGTTGCAATCCCGTTGTCTGTCACATTGTCCATATCCTTGAGTACATTGGAGATGCTGTAGCTGATTGCTTTCAGCGAATATTCAGACTGCTGGCTGTATTTCTTCTCAATGGAATGATACGTGACGAAGAACATAATCATGCCAAGAATAAACAGGGGAATGATGATCAGGCCCAGAAATGCCGTAAATAATTTATAGCGCAAATTCATCGGCCCATGCTCCTGACTACGAATAGAATTATCCCTTCACGCCGCCTGCGGTTACCCCTTCAATGATCTTCTCCTGCAGAATCGCATAGATGACAATAACGGGAACCACACTGAAGACGATCCCTGCCGACATTTGTGCATAGTTCATCTGGTATTGATCACGGAATTGGACCATCCCCACCGGAAGGGTTCGCAGCTCATCATTGGACAGAAAATAATTGGCCAGCAGGAATTCATTCCAATTTCCCAGGAAATTTATGATGAATACTGTAACCATCGCCGGAACAGTCAAAGGTACAATAATCTTAGCAAAGATACCTGGTGCCTTCAAGCCATCCATTACGGCTGCCTCTTCAATCTCGCTGGGCAGCGTACGCATGAAAGCGGCCAATATAATGATCGTAAACGGAATCGCATTGGCAATGTAAGGGATAATCAGTGCCAGATGGGTATTGAGGATGCCCAGCTTACGGACAATCGTATATATCGGCAGCATCAGCGCATTGTTGGGGATCAGCATCCCAATCAGAATCAGGCCATACAAGATCGTATTCCACTTCCCCTGGCGCATCCGGGTGACTGCAAAAGCAAACATGGAGGCCAGCAGAATAGAGACTACGGAAGCCAGCACAGAAATATACAAGCTGTTGAAAAAGTAGTTGCTGATCTTCGCATTAACCCAAGCTTCCACATAGTTGTTGAAGGCGAATTCCCGCGGAATGCCAAAAGGGTTCAGCGCGATGGCATTATTGTCTTTTTTGACTGAGGAGAACAGCACAAACAGGAACGGGAACAGAATCACCAGCAGATAGGACAGCAGCGCGACATGCGGCAGGCTTTTTCTCAGGGTGCGTGGCATCAGTATTCAATCCTTTCCGTACGCCGGGCAACCAGCAGCTGATACAGCGCTGTAACCACCAGGGTGAACACAAAGATCAGCACGGCGATCGTATTGCCATAGCCGTATTTGAAGTTGGTAATCGCATATTTAATCATATAGGTAGCCATAACCTCGGTTGAACCGGCCGGACCGCCTTTGGTCATAACAATGACAATATCCGCGGCCTTCATCGCCCCTGCTATCGACAGCATGATTACCACAGAGATAATCGGCACAATGAGCGGCAGTGTAATGCGTGTGGCCCGCTGGATGCCCGTAGCGCCGTCGATGGCTGCAGCCTCATCCAGTTCTCCCGGGATCGACAGAATCGCCGCCAGCACCATGACAATGTAGAATCCGGTCCATTGCCAGGCATTGGTAATCAGAATCGACAGCATCGCAAATCGTTCATCCGACAGCCAGTAGACCGGCTCGATGCCCAGCAGTCCGATCAACTTGTTAAACAGCCCGATATTCGGCTCATAGATGAACCCCCACAGGATGCCGATGACTGCAGTAGACATAATGGAGGGCATAAACACCGCAGTCTTGTAGAGCCCCTTCAGCTTTTTGACATTAGAGATCAGCAGGGAGAACAGCACAATCAACGGCACCTGTACAAATACGCTAAAAAGAATAAACCAGCCGTTGTTCTTCACTGAAACCCAGAAACGCTCATCTGTTAGCGCTTTGCTGAAATTGCGGACTCCGGCGTATTTTACTGTGTCAGATACTCCATTCCAGCTGGTGAAGCTGTAATAGATGGAGCTGAAGATCGGATAAATGAAGAACATGAGGAACAGCACCAGTCCGGGAAATACAAACAGGGTGAACACAAAGGGATTTTTTAAGGCTTTATTCATAGCTACCTCCGGTGGCTTTGGCTTCAGGGAGACGAAGGATAATGGTAAAAATGTACCCTGGAACCGCTACCCAAGGTACATTTCCGTTGACCGATCCTTATTCCACAGCTGCGTTTGCTTCTTCTTGTACCTGTTGCAGAGCTTCGCTCATCTTCTCGGGAGTCGTCTGGCCGCCGATCAGCTTCTGAATCTGAATATTACTGATTTCGGTCGTAACATCCGCCTGCACCAGCGAGTCGAAGGCCGGGAAAGAGGATTGGGAGCTATTCAGCACCGCTACAATCTCGCTCATCAGATCATCCGTAATATTCTCATTCAGCACATTCTGATCGATCTTCATCGCAGGCAGCACACCGTCCTCAACCAGTCCGCGCAGTTGCATCTCCTCGTTGTACATATTTTTGATAAAAGAGGTCACGGCTGCCAGCTGACGTGGATCTTCACCTGCCGAAGCAGAGAAGCCATAACCATTGTTCACATCACGCATCAAGGCCGTTTGATCACCCACTCCGCCTTCGACAGCCGGAATATTGAAGAACCCTACCTTGCCGATCAAACCTTCACCGGATTGCCCCGCCTTGAATACAGAGGACTTCCAGGTGCCGTCATACATCAGGATGGCTTCGCCGCTCGTAAACTGGGTAGTATATTCGGCGTATTCGAAACCAAGCTCGCCTTTTTTGAAATAGCCCTTATCAATCCATTCCTTGTATTTGGCGAATCCCTTAATCATCTCCGGATCATTCCATTTCGCTTCCCCGGTAGCGAACTTGGCTGTGACTTCAGGACCAGCGTAACGGGACCAGAGGTGATTCGCCAGCATCAGCGGCACCCAGCCGGCCTTGGAAGCACCTGCCAGCGGCACCTTGCCGTCTGCTTTAATATCCGCCAGCTGCTGTTCCAGCTCTGCGAAGGTAGTCGGAGCCACCCAGCCTTTGCCGGTGTAATATTCCTTGTTATAGAAGAACCCTTCACCGGAGCCGCCGATCGGCAGGCCGTAGATTTTACCTTCATAAGTAAACGGATCGAGGTTCGAGAATTTATCCTTGATGCCCAGTTCTTCCAGAATCGGAGTCAGATCCAGCAGTTTGCTCTCCTTGGCATAGATTTTGGAATCCGGACTGCCGAACAGGTCGAAGATTTCCGGAGGGTTGCCGGCAGCCATCTCCCCGCGCAGCTTCTCTTTGCGGTTGACATCAGAATCGACCCCATCCAGCTTAAAGGTTAACCCAGGCACTTCCGTCTGCACTTTGCCCACCACATCTTCGAGGATTGCCAGACGTTTCTGCTTATCAGCACCTACCTGCGTGTGACGGATGGTCATCTCGAAAGGTTCGCTGCTAACGGGGTCCTCGGTACTCACTGCATTGGTGGCTGCCGCTGTGTCTGTTGCCGGCGGACTGGCTTCCTGATTGTTTGCTGCATTGTTGTTTCCTCCGCAACCCGCCAACAGCGATGAACTAACAACCATCAGGGACAATAACAGGGTTAAACTTTTTTTCATTGGTAATGACCCTCCCTATTTCTGATTTCCTTTACACTTCTTATTATAGGAAACCACATTTGTTATCGTAAGGTTAAGATTCATCCACAATAGGGATAAAATCGTCTTATGTAAGCGAATTCAGTAGCATTATCTACCTCAGCAAGATATATTA
This window encodes:
- a CDS encoding carbohydrate ABC transporter permease — encoded protein: MPRTLRKSLPHVALLSYLLVILFPFLFVLFSSVKKDNNAIALNPFGIPREFAFNNYVEAWVNAKISNYFFNSLYISVLASVVSILLASMFAFAVTRMRQGKWNTILYGLILIGMLIPNNALMLPIYTIVRKLGILNTHLALIIPYIANAIPFTIIILAAFMRTLPSEIEEAAVMDGLKAPGIFAKIIVPLTVPAMVTVFIINFLGNWNEFLLANYFLSNDELRTLPVGMVQFRDQYQMNYAQMSAGIVFSVVPVIVIYAILQEKIIEGVTAGGVKG
- a CDS encoding carbohydrate ABC transporter permease, coding for MNKALKNPFVFTLFVFPGLVLFLMFFIYPIFSSIYYSFTSWNGVSDTVKYAGVRNFSKALTDERFWVSVKNNGWFILFSVFVQVPLIVLFSLLISNVKKLKGLYKTAVFMPSIMSTAVIGILWGFIYEPNIGLFNKLIGLLGIEPVYWLSDERFAMLSILITNAWQWTGFYIVMVLAAILSIPGELDEAAAIDGATGIQRATRITLPLIVPIISVVIMLSIAGAMKAADIVIVMTKGGPAGSTEVMATYMIKYAITNFKYGYGNTIAVLIFVFTLVVTALYQLLVARRTERIEY
- a CDS encoding extracellular solute-binding protein, which translates into the protein MKKSLTLLLSLMVVSSSLLAGCGGNNNAANNQEASPPATDTAAATNAVSTEDPVSSEPFEMTIRHTQVGADKQKRLAILEDVVGKVQTEVPGLTFKLDGVDSDVNRKEKLRGEMAAGNPPEIFDLFGSPDSKIYAKESKLLDLTPILEELGIKDKFSNLDPFTYEGKIYGLPIGGSGEGFFYNKEYYTGKGWVAPTTFAELEQQLADIKADGKVPLAGASKAGWVPLMLANHLWSRYAGPEVTAKFATGEAKWNDPEMIKGFAKYKEWIDKGYFKKGELGFEYAEYTTQFTSGEAILMYDGTWKSSVFKAGQSGEGLIGKVGFFNIPAVEGGVGDQTALMRDVNNGYGFSASAGEDPRQLAAVTSFIKNMYNEEMQLRGLVEDGVLPAMKIDQNVLNENITDDLMSEIVAVLNSSQSSFPAFDSLVQADVTTEISNIQIQKLIGGQTTPEKMSEALQQVQEEANAAVE